A genomic region of Streptomyces rimosus contains the following coding sequences:
- a CDS encoding ABC transporter ATP-binding protein — MAEQEGAAQTADTTRVPTVIADDLHIVYRVYGTGAGKGSATAALNRIIRRKPSSGVREVHAVKGVSFTAYRGESIGLIGSNGSGKSTLLKAVAGLLPAERGKVYSHGQPSLLGVNAALMNDLTGEKNVILGGLAMGMSREQVHERYQSIVDFSGINEKGDFISLPMRTYSSGMGARLRFSIAAAKDHDVLMIDEALATGDRAFQKRSEARIRELRKEAGTVFLVSHNNKSIRDTCDRVLWLEKGELMMDGPTDEVIKAYEKETGK; from the coding sequence GTGGCTGAGCAAGAGGGCGCCGCGCAGACGGCGGACACCACCCGCGTTCCCACCGTGATCGCGGACGACCTGCACATCGTGTACCGGGTGTACGGCACCGGAGCGGGCAAGGGCAGCGCCACCGCGGCCCTGAACCGCATCATCCGCCGCAAGCCGTCCAGCGGGGTGCGCGAGGTGCACGCGGTCAAGGGCGTCAGCTTCACCGCGTACCGCGGCGAGTCGATCGGGCTGATCGGCTCGAACGGCTCGGGCAAGTCGACGCTGCTCAAGGCCGTCGCCGGACTGCTGCCCGCGGAGCGCGGCAAGGTCTACTCGCACGGCCAGCCGTCGCTGCTGGGCGTGAACGCGGCCCTGATGAACGACCTGACCGGCGAGAAGAACGTCATCCTCGGCGGCCTGGCGATGGGCATGTCCCGCGAGCAGGTGCACGAGCGCTACCAGAGCATCGTCGACTTCTCCGGCATCAACGAGAAGGGCGACTTCATCTCGCTGCCGATGCGCACGTACTCCTCCGGCATGGGGGCGCGGCTGCGCTTCTCCATCGCGGCGGCCAAGGACCACGACGTGCTCATGATCGACGAGGCGCTGGCGACGGGTGACCGGGCGTTCCAGAAGCGCTCCGAGGCCCGCATCCGCGAGCTGCGCAAGGAGGCCGGCACGGTCTTCCTGGTCAGTCACAACAACAAGTCGATCAGGGACACCTGCGACCGGGTGCTGTGGCTGGAGAAGGGCGAGCTGATGATGGACGGACCGACCGACGAGGTGATCAAGGCGTACGAGAAGGAGACGGGCAAGTAG
- the hpnH gene encoding adenosyl-hopene transferase HpnH, protein MAMPLRQSIRVGTYLFEQKLRKREKFPLIVELEPLFACNLKCEGCGKIQHPAGVLKQRMPVAQAVGAVLESGAPMVSIAGGEPLMHPQIDEIVRQLVAKRKYVFLCTNAVLLRKKMDKFTPSPYFAFAVHIDGMRERHDESVAKEGVFDEAVEAIKEAKRRGFRVTTNSTFFNTDTPQTIIEVLNFLNDDLKVDEMMLSPAYAYEKAPDQEHFLGVEQTRELFKKAFAGGNRRRWRLNHSPLFLDFLEGKADFPCTAWAIPNYSLFGWQRPCYLMSDGYVPTYRQLIEETDWDKYGRGKDPRCANCMAHCGYEPTAVLATMGSLKESLRAARETVAANRG, encoded by the coding sequence ATGGCCATGCCGCTCCGTCAGTCCATCCGGGTCGGTACGTATCTCTTTGAACAGAAACTGCGCAAGCGGGAGAAGTTCCCGCTGATCGTGGAGCTGGAGCCGCTCTTCGCGTGCAACCTCAAGTGCGAGGGCTGCGGCAAGATCCAGCATCCGGCCGGTGTGCTCAAACAGCGCATGCCGGTCGCCCAGGCGGTCGGCGCGGTCCTGGAGTCCGGCGCGCCGATGGTCTCCATCGCGGGCGGCGAGCCCCTGATGCACCCGCAGATCGACGAAATCGTGCGCCAGTTGGTGGCCAAGCGGAAGTACGTCTTCCTGTGCACCAACGCCGTGCTGCTGCGCAAGAAGATGGACAAGTTCACGCCCTCGCCGTACTTCGCCTTCGCGGTGCACATCGACGGCATGCGCGAGCGGCACGACGAGTCGGTGGCCAAGGAAGGCGTCTTCGACGAGGCGGTCGAGGCGATCAAGGAGGCCAAGCGGCGCGGCTTCCGGGTCACCACCAACTCCACCTTCTTCAACACCGACACCCCGCAGACCATCATCGAGGTGCTCAACTTCCTCAACGACGACCTCAAGGTCGACGAGATGATGCTCTCGCCCGCCTACGCGTACGAGAAGGCCCCCGACCAGGAGCACTTCCTCGGCGTCGAGCAGACCAGGGAACTGTTCAAGAAGGCGTTCGCCGGCGGCAACCGGCGCCGCTGGCGGCTCAACCACAGCCCGCTGTTCCTGGACTTCCTGGAGGGCAAGGCGGACTTCCCCTGCACGGCCTGGGCGATCCCCAACTACTCGCTCTTCGGCTGGCAGCGCCCCTGCTATCTGATGAGCGACGGCTACGTCCCGACGTACCGGCAGCTGATCGAGGAGACCGACTGGGACAAGTACGGCCGCGGCAAGGACCCGCGCTGCGCCAACTGCATGGCGCACTGCGGCTACGAGCCCACCGCCGTCCTCGCCACCATGGGCTCCCTGAAGGAGTCCCTGCGCGCCGCCCGCGAAACCGTCGCGGCGAACCGCGGGTGA
- the hpnE gene encoding hydroxysqualene dehydroxylase HpnE, with the protein MRPDRHDAHEAGRPDGAAAVVIGGGLAGITAALALADAGLRVTLVEGRPRLGGLVFSFRRESAVGELTVDNGQHVYLRCCTAYGWFLDRVGARDLVPLQDRMDVPVLDADGLRLGRLRRTALPVPLHLARSLATYPHLSLAERANVGRAALALKKLDPEDPRLDGVDFASWLRRHGQSPRAVEALWDLVGVATLNARAGDASLGLAAKVFKTGLLSDNGAADIGWARVPLGEVHDALAREALEKAGVRVELRTRASGLDRTEDGSWRVTVDNGPHGREQLAADTVVLALPQRETHALLPAGSLDGQDRLLDIGTAPILNLHVVYDRPVLKLGAPPGPSGPLRGTFFAALGSPVQWVFDRTEASGLAALPGGAGSQYLAVSQSAAQDDIDRPVAELRERYLPELARLLPAARGAGVRDFFVTRERTATFAPTPGVGRLRPAARTQNPGLYLAGAWTATGWPATMESAVRSGLGAVREALTELGFPQGQLPQEVA; encoded by the coding sequence ATGCGGCCCGACCGGCACGATGCACATGAGGCAGGCCGTCCCGATGGGGCGGCTGCGGTGGTCATTGGGGGCGGTCTCGCCGGTATCACGGCAGCGCTGGCGCTGGCCGACGCGGGGCTGCGCGTCACCCTCGTCGAGGGCCGGCCCCGGCTCGGCGGCCTGGTCTTCTCCTTCCGCCGCGAGTCCGCGGTGGGCGAGCTGACCGTCGACAACGGCCAGCACGTCTACCTGCGCTGCTGCACGGCGTACGGCTGGTTCCTCGACCGGGTCGGCGCCCGGGACCTGGTGCCCCTCCAGGACCGGATGGACGTCCCGGTGCTGGACGCCGACGGCCTGCGGCTGGGGCGGCTGCGGCGTACCGCCCTGCCCGTACCGCTGCACCTGGCCAGGAGCCTGGCGACCTACCCGCACCTCTCGCTCGCCGAGCGGGCGAACGTCGGCCGCGCGGCACTGGCCCTGAAGAAGCTCGACCCCGAGGACCCGCGGCTGGACGGCGTGGACTTCGCCTCCTGGCTGCGCCGGCACGGCCAGTCGCCGCGCGCCGTCGAGGCGCTGTGGGACCTGGTCGGCGTCGCGACGCTGAACGCACGGGCCGGCGACGCCTCGCTCGGCCTGGCCGCCAAGGTCTTCAAGACCGGCCTGCTGTCCGACAACGGCGCCGCCGACATCGGCTGGGCCCGGGTGCCGCTCGGCGAGGTGCACGACGCGCTCGCCCGCGAGGCCCTGGAGAAGGCGGGCGTCCGCGTCGAGCTGCGCACCCGCGCGAGCGGCCTGGACCGTACCGAGGACGGGTCCTGGCGGGTGACGGTCGACAACGGCCCGCACGGCCGTGAGCAGCTGGCCGCCGACACGGTCGTACTGGCCCTGCCGCAGCGCGAGACGCACGCCCTGCTGCCCGCCGGCAGCCTCGACGGGCAGGACCGGCTGCTGGACATCGGCACGGCGCCGATCCTGAACCTGCATGTCGTCTACGACCGGCCGGTGCTCAAGCTGGGGGCGCCCCCCGGACCGTCAGGTCCGTTGAGGGGGACGTTCTTCGCGGCGCTGGGATCGCCTGTGCAGTGGGTCTTCGACCGTACGGAAGCCTCCGGGCTCGCCGCCCTGCCCGGCGGCGCCGGCAGCCAGTACCTGGCCGTCTCGCAGTCCGCCGCGCAGGACGACATCGACCGGCCGGTGGCCGAACTGCGCGAGCGCTATCTGCCGGAGCTGGCACGCCTGTTGCCCGCCGCGCGCGGGGCCGGCGTCCGCGACTTCTTCGTCACCCGCGAACGCACCGCGACGTTCGCGCCCACCCCGGGCGTCGGCCGGCTGCGCCCCGCCGCCCGCACACAGAACCCCGGCCTGTACCTGGCCGGTGCGTGGACCGCCACCGGGTGGCCCGCGACCATGGAAAGCGCTGTTCGCAGCGGCCTCGGCGCCGTTCGCGAGGCACTCACCGAACTCGGCTTCCCCCAGGGCCAGTTGCCCCAGGAGGTGGCATGA
- a CDS encoding polyprenyl synthetase family protein, with protein MHPASPAIDTESVTALLERGRRLATPVLRAAVDRLASPMDTVAAYHFGWIDAAGRPSDGDGGKAVRPALALLSAQAAGQPPEVGVPGAVAVELVHNFSLLHDDLMDGDEQRRHRDTVWKVHGPAQAILVGDALFALANEILLELGTVEAGRATRRLTVATRKLIDGQAQDISYEHRERVTVQECLEMEGNKTGALLACAVSIGAVLGGADDRTADTLERYGYHLGLAFQAVDDLLGIWGDPEATGKQTWSDLRQRKKSLPVVAALAADNPAAERLAGILAADAKKSEDEIADFTEEEFASRAALIEEAGGREWTSQEARRQHATAIAALDEVDMPAPVRAQLVALADFVVVRER; from the coding sequence GTGCATCCGGCTTCCCCAGCTATCGACACCGAGAGCGTCACCGCGCTGCTGGAGCGCGGGCGGCGGCTCGCCACTCCCGTGCTGCGTGCCGCCGTGGACCGCCTCGCGTCTCCCATGGACACCGTCGCCGCGTACCACTTCGGCTGGATCGACGCCGCCGGACGCCCCTCGGACGGCGACGGCGGCAAGGCCGTGCGCCCCGCGCTCGCGCTGCTGTCCGCGCAGGCCGCCGGACAGCCGCCGGAGGTCGGCGTGCCCGGCGCGGTCGCCGTGGAACTGGTCCACAACTTCTCGCTGCTGCACGACGACCTGATGGACGGCGACGAGCAGCGCCGCCACCGCGACACGGTGTGGAAGGTGCACGGCCCGGCCCAGGCCATCCTCGTCGGCGACGCGCTGTTTGCCCTCGCCAACGAGATCCTGCTGGAGCTCGGCACGGTCGAGGCCGGCCGCGCCACCCGCCGCCTCACCGTCGCCACCCGCAAGCTCATCGACGGCCAGGCCCAGGACATCTCCTACGAGCACCGCGAGCGGGTCACCGTTCAGGAGTGCCTGGAGATGGAGGGCAACAAGACCGGCGCGCTGCTCGCCTGCGCCGTCTCCATCGGCGCCGTCCTCGGCGGCGCCGACGACCGCACCGCCGACACCCTGGAGCGCTACGGCTACCACCTCGGTCTCGCCTTCCAGGCCGTCGACGACCTGCTCGGCATCTGGGGCGACCCGGAGGCCACCGGCAAGCAGACCTGGAGCGACCTGCGGCAGCGCAAGAAGTCGCTGCCCGTCGTCGCCGCCCTGGCCGCCGACAACCCGGCCGCCGAACGCCTCGCCGGCATCCTCGCGGCCGACGCGAAGAAGAGCGAGGACGAGATCGCCGACTTCACCGAGGAGGAGTTCGCCTCGCGCGCGGCCCTCATCGAGGAGGCCGGCGGCCGCGAGTGGACCTCCCAGGAGGCCCGCCGCCAGCACGCCACCGCCATCGCCGCACTGGACGAGGTGGACATGCCCGCACCGGTCCGCGCGCAGCTCGTCGCGCTCGCGGACTTCGTCGTCGTACGAGAGAGATGA
- the ispG gene encoding flavodoxin-dependent (E)-4-hydroxy-3-methylbut-2-enyl-diphosphate synthase — protein sequence MPEIPARPLAERRVSRRIQVGPVPVGGGAPISVQSMTTTNTADIGATLQQIAELTASGCQIVRVACPSQDDADALPVIAKKSQIPVIADIHFQPKYVFAAIDAGCAAVRVNPGNIRQFDDRVKEIAKAASDAGVPIRIGVNAGSLDKRLLRKYGKATPEALVESALWECSLFEEHGFRDIKISVKHNDPVVMINAYRQLAAQCDYPLHLGVTEAGPAFQGTIKSAVAFGALLSEGIGDTIRVSLSAPPVEEIKVGISILESLNLRQRRLEIVSCPSCGRAQVDVYKLADEVTAGLEGMEVPLRVAVMGCVVNGPGEAREADLGVASGNGKGQIFVKGEVIKTVPESKIVETLIDEAMKIAAGMESEGVVPGTPDVVVG from the coding sequence ATGCCGGAGATACCGGCCCGGCCGCTGGCCGAGCGGCGCGTCTCGCGCCGCATCCAGGTCGGGCCGGTGCCGGTGGGCGGCGGCGCGCCGATATCGGTGCAGTCGATGACCACGACCAACACGGCCGACATCGGCGCGACGCTCCAGCAGATCGCCGAGCTGACGGCCTCCGGCTGCCAGATCGTCCGCGTCGCCTGCCCCTCGCAGGACGACGCGGACGCGCTGCCGGTCATCGCGAAGAAGTCGCAGATCCCGGTGATCGCGGACATCCACTTCCAGCCGAAGTACGTGTTCGCCGCGATCGACGCGGGGTGTGCGGCCGTCCGGGTCAACCCCGGCAACATCCGGCAGTTCGACGACCGGGTGAAGGAGATCGCCAAGGCGGCCTCCGACGCCGGGGTGCCGATACGTATCGGCGTCAACGCGGGCTCGCTGGACAAGCGGCTGCTGCGGAAGTACGGCAAGGCCACGCCGGAGGCGCTGGTGGAGTCGGCTTTGTGGGAGTGCTCGCTGTTCGAGGAGCACGGTTTCCGGGACATCAAGATCTCGGTCAAGCACAACGACCCGGTCGTGATGATCAATGCGTACCGGCAGCTGGCCGCGCAGTGCGACTACCCGCTGCACCTGGGGGTGACCGAGGCCGGTCCGGCCTTCCAGGGCACGATCAAGTCGGCCGTGGCCTTCGGCGCGCTGCTGTCCGAGGGCATCGGCGACACCATCCGCGTCTCGCTCTCCGCCCCGCCGGTGGAGGAGATCAAGGTCGGTATCTCCATTCTGGAGTCGCTGAACCTGCGGCAGCGCCGTCTGGAGATCGTCTCCTGTCCGTCGTGCGGACGGGCGCAGGTGGATGTGTACAAGCTCGCCGACGAGGTCACGGCGGGCCTGGAGGGCATGGAGGTGCCGCTGCGCGTCGCGGTCATGGGCTGTGTCGTCAACGGGCCCGGCGAGGCCCGGGAGGCCGATCTCGGTGTCGCGTCCGGCAACGGCAAGGGCCAGATCTTCGTGAAGGGCGAGGTCATCAAGACCGTGCCGGAGTCGAAGATCGTGGAGACGCTCATCGACGAGGCCATGAAGATCGCGGCGGGCATGGAGTCCGAGGGAGTGGTGCCCGGCACCCCTGACGTCGTCGTCGGCTGA
- a CDS encoding phosphorylase family protein: MPVSRSAKAAREGLRAGSDGPPPLLLACALGIERFALRGGDHGGAPAPVVTLRTGMGPRAATDAVRHVLGDGPATARVPVVATGFCAGLVPGMRPGDVVVADAARGHLPDGPDVPCSGNGPLLRALEERGMTVHTGLLRGSDHVVRGAERAGLRAAGAVAVDMESAATLAAATRDGGRPVAAVRVIVDAPEHELVRISTLRGGMSAFRVLRSILPVFFEWHRSLLLPRR, encoded by the coding sequence ATGCCCGTCTCGCGCAGCGCGAAGGCCGCCCGGGAGGGCCTGCGGGCCGGGTCCGACGGGCCGCCGCCGCTGCTGCTCGCCTGCGCGCTCGGCATCGAGCGGTTCGCGCTGCGCGGCGGCGACCACGGCGGCGCGCCCGCGCCCGTGGTCACGCTCCGTACGGGCATGGGGCCGCGCGCGGCGACGGACGCCGTCCGGCACGTGCTGGGCGACGGCCCCGCCACCGCGCGGGTCCCGGTCGTCGCCACCGGCTTCTGCGCCGGCCTGGTCCCCGGCATGCGGCCGGGGGACGTGGTCGTCGCCGACGCGGCACGGGGCCATCTGCCGGACGGGCCGGACGTGCCCTGCTCCGGCAACGGTCCGCTGCTGCGCGCCCTGGAGGAACGCGGTATGACCGTGCACACCGGCCTGCTGCGCGGCTCCGACCACGTGGTACGCGGCGCCGAGCGGGCCGGGCTGCGCGCCGCGGGCGCCGTCGCGGTGGACATGGAATCCGCCGCGACGCTGGCGGCCGCGACACGGGACGGCGGACGTCCGGTTGCGGCCGTACGGGTGATCGTGGACGCTCCAGAACATGAACTTGTCCGAATCAGCACTTTGCGCGGTGGAATGTCAGCCTTCCGTGTGCTGCGCTCCATCCTCCCTGTCTTCTTCGAATGGCACCGTTCTTTGCTGCTCCCCAGGAGGTGA
- the hpnC gene encoding squalene synthase HpnC: protein MARARDVLVRQRVPDGARDDDAQSRTVLDQAAHENFPVAPFFLPRAWRQDLMAVYGFARLVDDIGDGDLAPGGGDARRLGLDPAQSGDTLALLDALEADLHRVFSDRAPGPLHPLMRRLGPTVRRCGLTPEPFLGLIEANRQDQRVGRYPAYGDLLAYCELSANPVGRLVLGITGTASPERIRASDAVCTGLQIVEHLQDVAEDLRRDRVYLPGEDMKRFGVTERDLAAPTGGAPVRALIAYEAERARALLNEGTPLVGSVHGRLKLLLAGFVGGGRAALRAVAAADHDVLPGPPKPTKLSLLREVRATLRRKG, encoded by the coding sequence ATGGCACGGGCACGCGACGTCCTCGTCCGGCAGCGGGTGCCGGACGGCGCCCGCGACGACGACGCGCAGTCGCGCACCGTCCTGGACCAGGCCGCGCACGAGAACTTCCCGGTGGCGCCGTTCTTCCTGCCCCGCGCCTGGCGGCAGGATCTGATGGCCGTCTACGGCTTCGCCCGCCTCGTGGACGACATCGGCGACGGCGACCTGGCGCCCGGCGGCGGCGACGCCCGGCGCCTGGGCCTGGACCCGGCGCAGAGCGGAGACACCCTGGCCCTGCTCGACGCGCTGGAGGCGGACCTCCACCGCGTCTTCAGCGACCGGGCCCCCGGCCCGCTGCACCCCCTGATGCGCCGCCTGGGCCCCACCGTGCGCCGCTGCGGCCTGACCCCCGAGCCCTTCCTCGGCCTGATCGAGGCCAACCGGCAGGACCAGCGGGTCGGCCGCTATCCGGCGTACGGCGACCTGCTCGCCTACTGCGAGCTGTCCGCCAACCCCGTCGGCCGGCTCGTCCTGGGCATCACCGGCACCGCCAGCCCCGAGCGCATCCGGGCCTCGGACGCCGTGTGCACCGGCCTGCAGATCGTCGAGCACCTCCAGGACGTCGCCGAGGACCTGCGCCGGGACCGCGTCTACCTGCCGGGCGAGGACATGAAGCGCTTCGGCGTCACCGAGCGGGACCTCGCCGCGCCGACAGGGGGCGCACCGGTGCGCGCGCTCATCGCGTACGAGGCGGAACGCGCCCGCGCGCTGCTGAATGAAGGCACCCCGCTGGTGGGTAGCGTCCACGGCAGGCTCAAGCTGCTGCTCGCCGGTTTCGTCGGCGGCGGACGCGCCGCACTCCGGGCGGTCGCGGCCGCCGACCACGACGTGCTCCCTGGACCGCCCAAGCCGACCAAGCTCAGCCTGCTGCGCGAGGTGCGGGCGACATTGCGAAGAAAGGGGTGA
- the shc gene encoding squalene--hopene cyclase, with product MTATTDGSTGALPPRAPSAGDATAETTENDPAAPTSTAAAARRATARATDYLLSVQDAAGWWKGDLETNVTMDAEDLLLRQFLGIGDPRTTEAAARHIRGEQRDDGTWATFYGGPGELSATIEAYVALRLAGDEPDAAHMARAAAWIREHGGVAAARVFTRIWLALFGWWKWEDLPELPPELIWFPKWFPLNIYDFACWARQTIVALTIVCSVRPVRPAPFALDELHADPARPNPPRPLAPPTTWDGVFQRLDKGLHLYRKVAVRKLRRSALRAAASWIVERQENDGCWGGIQPPAVYSIMALHLLGYDLGHPVLRQGLESLDRFAVWREDADGAPVRMIEACQSPVWDTCLAAIALADAGLPADHPQLVKAADWMLAEQIRRPGDWSVRRPRLPSGGWAFEFENDNYPDIDDTAEVVLALRRIQHPDPERVDAAVQRAVRWNLGMQSKNGAWGAFDADNTSPFPNRLPFCDFGEVIDPPSADVTAHVVEMAADLGMTHDARVRRGIRWLLAEQEPDGSWFGRWGTNYIYGTGSVLPALAAAGIPASHPAVRRAVRWLERVQNEDGGWGEDQRSYHDKAWAGRGESTASQTAWALMALLAAGERESAAVARGVRWLAGTQRDDGSWDEPYFTGTGFPWDFSINYHLYRQVFPLTALGRYVNGGPAGASQGA from the coding sequence ATGACAGCGACGACCGACGGAAGCACCGGGGCCCTGCCGCCCCGGGCCCCTTCGGCCGGCGACGCCACCGCCGAGACCACCGAGAACGACCCGGCCGCCCCCACGAGCACGGCGGCCGCCGCCCGCCGCGCCACGGCCCGCGCCACCGACTACCTGCTGTCCGTCCAGGACGCGGCGGGCTGGTGGAAGGGCGATCTGGAAACCAACGTCACCATGGACGCCGAGGACCTGCTGCTCAGACAGTTCCTGGGAATCGGCGACCCGCGCACCACCGAGGCCGCCGCCCGGCACATCCGCGGCGAGCAGCGCGACGACGGCACCTGGGCCACCTTTTACGGCGGGCCGGGCGAGCTGTCCGCCACCATCGAGGCGTACGTCGCCCTGCGGCTGGCCGGCGACGAGCCGGACGCCGCCCACATGGCCAGGGCCGCCGCCTGGATCCGCGAGCACGGCGGCGTCGCCGCCGCCCGGGTCTTCACCCGTATCTGGCTGGCCCTGTTCGGCTGGTGGAAGTGGGAGGACCTGCCCGAACTGCCGCCCGAGCTGATCTGGTTCCCGAAGTGGTTCCCGCTCAACATCTACGACTTCGCGTGCTGGGCGCGGCAGACGATCGTGGCACTGACGATCGTCTGTTCCGTGCGCCCGGTGCGCCCCGCGCCGTTCGCCCTGGACGAGCTGCACGCCGACCCGGCCCGCCCGAACCCGCCGCGGCCGCTCGCCCCGCCGACCACCTGGGACGGCGTCTTCCAGCGGCTGGACAAGGGCCTGCACCTGTACCGGAAGGTGGCCGTCCGCAAGCTGCGCCGCTCCGCCCTGCGGGCCGCGGCGAGCTGGATCGTCGAACGCCAGGAGAACGACGGCTGCTGGGGCGGCATCCAGCCGCCGGCCGTCTACTCGATCATGGCGCTGCACCTGCTCGGGTACGACCTGGGGCACCCCGTGCTGCGGCAGGGCCTGGAGTCGCTGGACCGTTTCGCCGTATGGCGCGAGGACGCGGACGGCGCCCCCGTCCGCATGATCGAGGCATGTCAGTCCCCGGTGTGGGACACCTGCCTGGCCGCCATCGCGCTCGCCGACGCCGGACTGCCCGCCGACCACCCGCAACTGGTCAAGGCGGCCGACTGGATGCTCGCCGAGCAGATCCGCCGGCCCGGCGACTGGAGCGTACGCAGGCCGCGACTGCCCTCCGGGGGCTGGGCGTTCGAGTTCGAGAACGACAACTACCCGGACATCGACGACACCGCCGAGGTCGTCCTCGCGCTGCGCCGCATCCAGCATCCCGACCCGGAGCGCGTCGACGCCGCCGTACAGCGCGCCGTGCGCTGGAACCTGGGCATGCAGTCCAAGAACGGGGCCTGGGGCGCCTTCGACGCCGACAACACCAGCCCGTTCCCCAACCGGCTGCCGTTCTGCGACTTCGGCGAGGTCATCGACCCGCCGTCGGCCGATGTGACCGCCCATGTGGTGGAGATGGCCGCCGACCTCGGCATGACGCACGACGCGCGGGTCCGCCGCGGCATCCGCTGGCTGCTCGCCGAACAGGAGCCGGACGGCTCGTGGTTCGGGCGCTGGGGCACCAACTACATCTACGGCACCGGCTCCGTCCTCCCGGCCCTGGCCGCCGCGGGCATCCCGGCCTCGCACCCCGCGGTGCGCCGCGCCGTGCGCTGGCTGGAGCGCGTACAGAACGAGGACGGCGGCTGGGGCGAGGACCAGCGCTCGTACCACGACAAGGCGTGGGCGGGCCGCGGCGAGTCGACCGCCTCGCAGACCGCGTGGGCGCTGATGGCGCTGCTCGCGGCGGGCGAGCGGGAGAGCGCGGCGGTCGCGCGCGGGGTGCGCTGGCTGGCCGGGACACAGCGCGACGACGGGTCCTGGGACGAGCCGTACTTCACCGGCACGGGCTTCCCCTGGGACTTCTCGATCAACTACCACCTGTACCGGCAGGTCTTCCCGCTGACGGCCCTCGGCCGTTACGTCAACGGCGGACCGGCCGGCGCGTCCCAGGGGGCCTGA
- the hpnD gene encoding presqualene diphosphate synthase HpnD, with protein MSRTVEDIAHASAPVLAAYRYCEAVTGQQARNFAYGIRLLPTDKRQAMSALYAFSRRVDDIGDGPLANDAKERRLEDTRALLARIQDGAVDEDDTDPVAVALADASRRFPIPLGGLDELIDGVLMDVRGETYETWDDLKVYCRCVAGAIGRLSLGVFGTVPGAPDTARAAEYADTLGLALQLTNILRDVREDAGNGRTYLPSDDLAKFGCSVGFHSPVPPPGADFTGLVHFEVRRARALFDQGFRLLPMLDRRSGACVAAMAGIYHRLLARIAADPEAVLRGRVSLPGREKAFVAVRGLSGFDARAIGRRQAARAAGRPPARRRG; from the coding sequence GTGAGTCGGACCGTGGAGGACATCGCACACGCGTCCGCGCCGGTGCTCGCTGCGTACCGTTACTGCGAGGCCGTGACCGGGCAGCAGGCACGTAACTTCGCCTACGGCATCCGGCTGTTGCCGACCGACAAGCGGCAGGCCATGTCGGCGCTCTACGCCTTCTCGCGCCGGGTCGACGACATCGGCGACGGCCCGCTGGCGAACGACGCCAAGGAGCGGCGGCTGGAGGACACCCGCGCCCTGCTCGCCCGTATCCAGGACGGCGCGGTCGACGAGGACGACACCGACCCGGTGGCGGTGGCGCTGGCCGACGCGTCCCGGCGCTTCCCCATCCCGCTCGGCGGACTGGACGAGCTGATCGACGGCGTCCTGATGGACGTACGCGGCGAGACCTACGAGACTTGGGACGACCTGAAGGTCTACTGCCGCTGTGTGGCGGGCGCGATCGGCCGCCTCTCGCTGGGGGTGTTCGGCACGGTCCCCGGCGCACCGGACACCGCACGCGCCGCCGAATACGCCGATACGCTCGGGCTGGCCCTCCAACTGACCAATATCCTGAGAGACGTTCGCGAGGACGCGGGAAACGGCCGTACGTACCTGCCTTCCGACGACCTCGCCAAGTTCGGCTGCTCGGTGGGCTTCCACAGTCCGGTCCCGCCGCCCGGCGCCGACTTCACCGGACTGGTCCACTTCGAAGTACGGCGCGCCCGCGCCCTGTTCGACCAGGGATTCAGGCTGCTGCCCATGCTCGACCGGCGCAGCGGAGCCTGTGTGGCCGCCATGGCGGGGATCTACCACCGGCTGCTCGCGCGGATCGCCGCCGATCCGGAGGCGGTGCTGCGCGGCCGGGTCTCGCTGCCCGGCCGGGAGAAGGCGTTCGTGGCCGTGCGCGGGCTCTCGGGTTTCGACGCACGGGCGATCGGCCGCCGGCAGGCGGCGCGGGCGGCGGGCCGGCCGCCCGCGAGGAGGCGCGGATGA